One genomic region from Populus nigra chromosome 8, ddPopNigr1.1, whole genome shotgun sequence encodes:
- the LOC133701809 gene encoding PHD finger protein Alfin1-like translates to MEAIPHPIPRTVEEVFSDFKGRRSGLIKALTTDVEKFYQQCDPDKENLCLYGLPNETWEVNLPVEEVPPELPEPALGINFARDGMQEKDWLSLVAVHSDSWLLAVAFYFGARFGFGKNERKRLFQMINELPTIFEVVSGNVKQPKDQSATHNNSGKSKSSGKMQSRQPESQTKAVKVSAPPKEDYESGEEEEEDDEQGATCGACGESYGTDEFWICCDICEKWFHGKCVKITPAKAEHIKQYKCPSCSGKRARV, encoded by the exons ATGGAGGCAATACCGCACCCAATACCGCGAACTGTTGAAGaagtttttagtgattttaaagGAAGACGCTCTGGTTTAATCAAGGCTCTCACTaccg ATGTTGAGAAGTTTTACCAGCAGTGTGACCCTG ATAAGGAGAACTTGTGCCTATATGGACTCCCAAATGAAACATGGGAAGTTAATCTGCCTGTGGAGGAGGTGCCTCCTGAGCTTCCTGAGCCTGCACTAGGTATAAATTTTGCTAGGGATGGGATGCAAGAGAAAGACTGGTTATCCCTTGTTGCAGTTCACAGCGATTCATGGTTGCTTGctgttgcattttattttggtgcacgttttgggTTTGGGAAGAATGAAAG GAAGAGGCTTTTCCAGATGATAAATGAGCTCCCTACAATATTCGAGGTTGTGTCCGGAAATGTTAAGCAACCTAAGGACCAATCTGCCACTCACAACAACAGTGGCAAAAGCAAATCAAGCGGGAAGATG CAATCCCGGCAACCTGAGTCCCAGACTAAGGCAGTAAAGGTATCTGCACCACCCAAGGAAGACTATGAGAGtggggaagaggaagaagaagatgacgaACAGGGTGCTACTTGCGGAGCATGTGGTGAAAGCTATGGCACTGATGAATTCTGGATTTGCTGTGATATTTGCGAGAAATGGTTCCATGGGAAATGCGTCAAGATTACACCTGCCAAAGCTGAGCATATCAAGCAGTACAAGTGCCCAAGTTGCAGTGGCAAGAGGGCTAGAGTTTAA